The genomic region CTCCTGTATTGCCCCGATGCAATCGGCCGAAAATTTCTGGAAGCACATAGCGAACTTGAAAACGCGATAATCGAGGACGCCCCCCTCAAGACGGAGCTGCGCTCCATGTTCCCGCCGATTACGCCGGTGTGCTACTCGTCAATGTTTACCGGAGCTGCTCCGGAATTCCACGGAAACACGGGCCGCGACAAAAGCGTTCTCGTCTGCGATACGCTTTTCGATGCTCTATTGAGGTCCGGTTTCCATCCCGCGATAGTCGCGGTGAAAGGCTCGACAATCGAAAGGATTTTTCGCGGCCGTGAAATGGACTACTTTGCGGAGGAGTACGATCCCGAAGTGACGGAGCGCACTCTCGCCCTTGTGGAAATCGGCGCGCACGACGTTGTAGTTTTATACCATCAGGAGTACGACGACACGCTCCATGAAGAGAGGCCGGATTCCGCGCGCGCAATATTGGCTGCGGGCAGGCACATCGCCGCATTCCGCAAGCTTGTTAAAGCGGCAAGGCTGCATTGGATAGGCGATTCCTTTGCGTATGCGTTTCTTCCCGACCATGGAGCGCATGTCGATCCGGCCACCGGCCGGGGTACGCACGGCGCGGACATCCCGGATGATATGGAGGTTCTTCATTTCTGGGGAGCCGAGCCGGGTATATAATTTCCGCGCGCCTTCCTGCGCTTTGTTTCGCAATCCCTTCGTTTCGAGGTAATTGATATGTCCGATTCCGCGGCTCCCGCAAGGAGCAAAACAAGCATTTGGATCCAGGCGGTGCGCGCCTTCGCGTTTCCCGCGACTTTTGTCAGCGTGGTGGTCGCCGGCGCGCTGGCGCTTTCGTATAAAGCCGGGCCGGTCAACTGGTGGCTCTTCCCCGTGTGCATGATCGCCGGAATCCTTTACCACATGGCGGCGAACGTGATAAGCGACGTGTTCGACTTCAAGCGCAAGGTGGACAAAGACTACACGTTCGGAAGCAGCGGAGTGCTGACGGGCGGGCTTTTGACGCCGCGCGAAGCTTATCTCGGCGGACTGGCGTTTTTCGCCGTTGCGAGCGCGCTTGGGCTGATTCTTGTTTATTTCCGCGGATGGCCGATGCTGGCGATGGGCGTTGCAGGGCTGCTCGGCGCTTATTTTTATTGCGCGAATCCGGTCGGTTACAAATACATCGGTCTCGGCGACTTCGCGGTTTTCCTTTTCTTCGGAACGGGGATGACGATCGGCACGTTTTACGCGCTTACCGGCGACCTGTCGTGGGCCGCTCTCGCGCAGCCGGTTTGGGTTTCGATTCCGCTCGGCGCGCTTATCGCGGGGATTCTTTCGGCGAACAACGTCCGCGACATAAAGCACGACACCGAAGCGGGGATAATCACATTCGAAAGCGCGCTGGGAATATCCGGCGCGAAAATTCTTTACTCAATCTGGGTGCTTGGCGCTTATTTAAGCGTCCCGATAATGGCTTACTTCGGCGTGATTCCCTGGTGGACGATGGTGGTATTCCTTTCACTGCCGCTCGCCCTGAAGAATGTGAAAGCGATTTCGGGCGGCGAAGTTGAGAAGCCGGAGAAGATCGCGGCGGTGGACGTCGCGACGGCGCAGCTTCACACGGCGTTCGGCGCTCTATTTGCGATTTCGATCGCGGTCTCGGCGTTCATAAAGTGAAAAAACTGCCTTGGCACAGAGGCCGAAACATCGAGCCTATGATCCCGGCGGTGATTTTGGCCGCGGGATTCTGGTTCATGCTCTTTTCGCCGTGGACGAAAAGCCTTGTGAACTTCTGGGGGACGATGGCGCTGGCGGCTTCGCTTTTGACAGTTTACGCCGTTGCGGTCGATCGGCAGGGTATACGCCAAAGTTTCAGTTTTAGGGCCATATATCTTTTAATCGGACCGGCGGCGGCGGCTTTACTTTATTTCATTTTTTTCGCGGGCTATAAAGTCGCAACCGCAATCCTTCCAACCGCAGGTTCGATGGTGGGCAACATTTACAGCACGAAAATGCAGGCCACTCCCTGGCTGATCGCGGTGCTTTTGCTTTTCCTAATCGGCCCGGCTGAGGAAATTTTCTGGCGCGGATTCGTGCAACGCAGGCTGTCCATCTGGTTTTCGCAAGGCCGGAGCCCGCAGCAATCAGGATGGAAAGGTTTTATGCTCGCGACCGCGCTTTACGCGCTTGTGCATATATGGTCGGGCAATTTGATGCTTTTCGGCGCTGCGGCGGTTTGCGGGGCGTTCTGGGGGTTGATTTATATGCGGTTCAAGTCCGTCTGGCCGGGGCTGATTTCTCATGCGCTTTGGGACGTTGCGATATTCGTTGTCTGGCCGATTAATTGAGCAACTTAACCTTCGGCTGATAATGCGCCGTCCTTGCGGGTAATAACAACCGTCATCCCGAACTCAAGGAAACGCCAATGAAGGCAATTGTATATCCGCGCCACGGCGGCTCCGACGTCGTCGAATGCAGGCAGGAATTCCCCGACATCGAGCCTGCGCCGGGGGAAGCGCTCGTGCGCGTCCGAGCCACCGGCGTCAACCGCGTCGACCTGGTATCGCGCGAGGGCTATCCCGGAATCGGTATCGCATTCCCGCACATTCCTGGCGGCGACATCGCGGGCGAAGTTGTGTCGTTCGGCAACAACGGCGCGGCGGACGACGCGGCGAAAGCCGGGATTTCGACCGGAACCAGGGTTGTCGCGTATCCTCTAATCGCGTGCGGCGGATGCGAGCTTTGCGCCGCGGGCAGGCCGAACCTTTGCCTCAACTGGAAGTTCATCGGCCTGCACACCGACGGCGGCTACGCGGAATACGCGCGCGTACCCGTGGAAAACCTGATTCCGCTTCCGGATTCCGTTTCGTTCGAAGCTGCCGCCGCGCTGCCCGTCGCGGGGCTGACCGCATTTCACGCAATCAAAACGGTCGGGAATCTGCAGCCGGGCGAAACGTTTTTCATATGGGGCGGAGGAGGCGGGCTTGGGACGTTTGCGGTCAAGCTCGCGAAATCAATCGATACAAAAGTCATTGCAACCGCCGGAGCGGCCTGGAAACTTGATGAAATCAGAAAACTCGGCGCGGATTTCGTGCTCGACCGGACGAAGGTCGACGTCGCCGCGGAAGTGAAAAGGATCGCACCGAACGGAGTGGATTTCGTCGTCAACTATGTCGGAAGCGACGCGTTCCCCGCGAGCTTCGAAATGCTCAAGCGCGGCGGACGGATGGTGCTGTGCGGGATGCTGACGGGACGTGAATCCCCTTTGAGCCTGCATATGACCTACCTGCGGCATCTCTCCATCCACGGCGTTTACCTCGGTACGAAAGCGGAGATGACCGAGCTGGTTTCTATGCTCGCATCCAATCAGATTTCGCCTCACATCGGCGCGACGCTGCCCTTATCCGACGCCAGAAAGGCGCAGGAGCTTATGGCGCAAGGCGAAGTCGTCGGCAAAATCGTGCTTGTTCCTTAAGCGGAAATCGCTCGCTGAAAATGCCGAGGCAGACAGGCGGCAAATACCTTTTTCCATCTGCTAGGCCAATTCCGGTAGAAACCGCAGATCCACGTCGTACTTCTTCGGATTCTTTGGGTCTATCAAAACCGTGACTTCGTCGCCTTCGATGTACTGGCTCGGATCGAACCAGATGTGATCGCTGCGAAAAACATGCACTTTGCGGGTATTCGGGTTCTCCCACTGCGCGGTGATCCTGAACGGGCTTTGCCCGTTGACCTGAAATGAAGTGTCGGGTGCAACCGAAATTATCTTGGCCTGCACCTGTTTTCCGTTGATCAACAGCCAGTCGTCGGAATACTTGTCGCGAAGCTGCGCAATGCCCATACCCAGGCCGATCGCGAGAAACACAAAGCCGACAAACGCGAAAATGCCGCCGAAGCCGTACATCTCGAAGAATGCGTCTATACGGGCGCTTTCGGGATTCCTGGGATCGTATAGCACTTTGACCTTTTGCCCGGTTTTAAACGAAGGCGGGGATGAACCGATTCCGCCGGTAAACTCTATTTCTTCGCCGTTTTTCGGTGTGAACCGGACAATCGGATAATACGAAGAGCCGTCCGAATCGGAGCGGCGCTCGATCTCAACAACAACACCTTCCGCGGATTCCGCTTTGCTTTTGAACGCCGCAGCGCCAACGACCTGAAAAAGCCCGATGGCGAGGAAAACTCCCCCCAGAAGGGAGAATATCCAGACAAAGAGCGCCATTCCATGCTTGGGGGACATTTTCACCTACCAATGCGCCGAGCCACCTGTACGGCAATACTTAATACCTTTGAAAGAAACGCTTTGCTATACTCCGGCCGATGAAAACCAAGCTGGGCGGGGTGTTCACCTGGACGGCGGTAACGCTGCTGCTTGTCGCGTTTTTCGTGCAGGGATTGTGGGCATCAGCCAACACCGGACTTACCACCGACGAGTTCAATCACATTGCGTCGGGAGTTTCATACTGGAAGCGGCACGATTTCCGGATGAACACCGAGCATCCAACATTGACCAAATGGCTTGCGGCGATGCCGGTTGTGCTGTCAGGCGCTAAGTATCCTTTCGAATCCGGATCCTGGGAAGCCAAAGACCAGGTTTGGCATGCCAAGGATTTTTGGAGCGCCAATCACGAGAACCGCAAGGAAATCCTTTTTCTTGCCCGTATTCCGTTTCTGCTGCTTTCAAGCCTGATGTGTGTATTCGTATTTCTTTTCGCCAGATCCATATACAACGAAAAAGCGGGCATCCTGGCCCTATTCATTTTCGCGTTCGAACCAAACATAATCGCCCATGCTTCACTGGCCAACAGCGACGTGCCGGTGGCGATGATGGTGCTTGCAACTCTGTATTTCGCGCACCGCTACCTTTTCACATTGCTCCCCCGCCATTACATTTTGATGTTGGTTTTCGGCTCGCTCGCCGTTATTACCAAGTTCAGCGCGCTGATATTGCCCGCGCTTGTCCTGCTCATTCATTTTTATTACCTGCAGAATTATCCCGCTCAATTCGCTTTGCCGCAGCATTTGATGGGGATGCGTTTTCCTCCGAAGGAAGGCTGGGCACGAAACCTTGCCTTTCTCGCTTTTACCGCATTGTGGTTTGCCGTCATTGGACTCGCGTTCGTGCTTGCCAGCTATTTGTTCCACTTGACGGTGATCTCGCCCGAAAATTCGCCCAATTTCACCTGGCTGGCGGACAAGACCATTCCCGAATGGCTGCCCGGAAAGGATTCGCTAATCGAGTTCGCCCAAAAGATTCCTCTTCCAAAGGAATACATTATGGGCGTGTATCAGGTCTTTTTTCACAATCAAATCGGGCATCCCGCGTTCCTGTTGGGCGAGCACAGAATTATGGGGTGGTGGTACTACTTCCCTGTCGTGTTTTTCTTCAAAACGCCTATTCCGTTTCTCGCTTTGATAGCCGCAAGCATCCTCCTTGGATTCCGCAAGGACAGGGAGCATTGGATTGCCGAAGCGGTTCTGGTAATTCCGATTCTGGCTTATTCCGCGCTTGCAATTATGAGCCACCTGAATTTCGGCGTACGGCACCTGCTTTTCATTTTTCCACTGCTGGCGATATATGCGTCGGGCGTCATGGCCGTGGACTTCAAGAAGCGCAAGTTCGACCCCGACGAGTTTCGAGTCGGAGGGAAGCCAAAAACAGCCCCAACCGACATGCGTCCGCTGGCGTTGTATTCCTTGATCGCCGGCCTTTCGGCGTTCTACCTTCTGTCCGTTTTTTCCCAGGCGCCGTATTACCTGGCATATATGAACGAGCTGGCGGACGGCCCTTCCCGGCGCGCGTACATAATGAGCGATTCAAACACGGATTGGGGGCAAGGCTTGCCGGCGCTCGACAAGTGGGCGAAGGCGAATGGGATAGACCGTCCGATCCACCTTTACTACAAGTTCAACGATGATCCATCGCTGTACGATTTCGAGTATATCCTTGAGAATCCGGAAAACATTGACCCGACCAAGTTCTTGCCAGGCGAGATTTACGCGGTGAGCATATGGATCGTCAACGGCATGGATTGTTGCACGCATTACACGCTTTACGACGAGCAACGAAAATTGGCCAACGCCCGATGGGAGAAATTCAAGAACCTTGCTCCCGATGCAGTTGTCGGCGGCAGCATTTGGATTTTCGCGCCGTGACCTCCCAATGCAGCCTGCATCCTCTTCCATTGTGTAAAATATAAGTTCAAAGCAATGGAAGTCGAACTTTCGGTTATTGTCCCCGCGTACAATGAGGAAAAGCGCATCGGCGCCTGTCTTGCGTCGCTATCCGCGTTTGCGGCAGCATCCCCAATCCCGGTCGAGCTGATTGTGGTAGACGACCATTCAAAGGACGGAACCGCCGCCATCGTTCGAAGGCATATAGATGAAAATCCCGGCACCCCGCTTAGATTGATCTCAACGCCCGTTTCCAGAAAAGGCAAAGGTGCGGCGGTCAATACGGGCATGTCTGCCGCAACCGGAAAGTTCAGGCTGTTTACGGACGTGGATCTTTCAACTCCGATTTCCGAAGTGAATAAACTTCTGTTCTGGGCAAGGCAAGGTGTGGACGTCGTTTTCGGCAGCAGGAGCCTGAAGGACAGCGATGTTCGCAGGTTCCAGCCTTGGCACAGGAGGTTCGCGGGCGCGGCTATGCGCAACCTGACGCGGCTTCTAATTCTTCCAGGCGTGCGCGACACCCAGTGTGGATTCAAGTTGTTCAGTGAAAAGGCAGCGTTGGAAGTGTTCCCCAGGCAACGCGTCTGGGGTTGGAGCTTCGATTTGGAGCTGTTGCTTCTCGCCAAGTCAATGGGCTTTTCGCTCAAGGAAGTGCCTGTGATTTGGATAGACAGTCCGGAAAGCAAGGTAAGATTCATTAAAGACGCGCCCAAGATGCTGATGGATATACTTGCGATCAGCCTAAGGCTTCGGTTGTTCAAACGCATTCCGAAAGCGCTGTAGGGGGAGAATTGTTCCTGTTGGCGTTTTTGGCAAGGTATTTCCTCGTCATCCTGCTCGTGATAGAGATCGCGATTCTGCCGCTTGAAATCAAATTCCTTCTTGCCAAATCGAAAAGGGCGAGGCCGATATCGGGCGAGCTTTTGGATTTCCCGGAAATTTTGGTGCTGCTCAACATCCTTGCCACAATCGTTCTCGCCATCGTCGTTGTGGTCACGCAATCTATGATGTTTTAATGTTTAGACGCGGTGGAATTGAACCTGCTCGGAGACCGGCCCGCGCCCGCGCATTTTCCGCGATGAACGGCTCCAACTCAAACAATTCGGCAGCGGAATAGTCTATAATGAGCGTGGAGCGCGCAAAGCGTCCGCCGAATTCAGATTGCGTTCCAAATCCGGCTTATCCGGAGGTTTTCGATGAAGGGACGAGGATTGGTTTTGTTGGCGCCGTGGTTGGGCTTGTTGATCGCCGCGGCTTTGTTTGCCCAGCCTGGCGCGATGGCACAAACGGCCGGTGCGAATTCGTTCGACTCCCAATCCGACGTCGTTTTCAGCTTCGATGTCAGACCCGCGATGCTGCCTGCAGATGGCAAAACCGAGGCGACCATCGTGCTGAAACTTACGGATGCAAACGGGGCACCGCTTGCCGGCAGACGCGTGAGCTTTTATCTCGAAGACGGCTATGGGCGGCTTACGACGACTTTCCCCAACACGGACGACAAAGGCACAGCGGAAGCGCTTTACGTAGCCGGTAGAACCGCGAAAACGGCGGTTGTGCGCGCGACGGACGAAATCAGCGGGAAATCGGCCCGTATCGCCATACCGACATCAATCTCCGCGCAAATCCAGCTTGAGCTGGTGGAGCCGTCCCGGTTCATCTCCACTTGGATCAAGAGGCAAACGGCCACCCAGCTTTACACCATGGACGTGGAAATATTTCCGGAGCGGCTCGTGGCAGACGGATTTTCCACGTCGCGGATAACGGTGCGGCTTTACAACCTTGATGGCACTTATGCTTCGGGAGTCCCGATTGTAATAAGGATGATTTCAGGCGATGGCGAGTTGATTCGCGACAGGCAGACGACGGACACAAA from bacterium harbors:
- a CDS encoding glycosyltransferase family 39 protein, with translation MKTKLGGVFTWTAVTLLLVAFFVQGLWASANTGLTTDEFNHIASGVSYWKRHDFRMNTEHPTLTKWLAAMPVVLSGAKYPFESGSWEAKDQVWHAKDFWSANHENRKEILFLARIPFLLLSSLMCVFVFLFARSIYNEKAGILALFIFAFEPNIIAHASLANSDVPVAMMVLATLYFAHRYLFTLLPRHYILMLVFGSLAVITKFSALILPALVLLIHFYYLQNYPAQFALPQHLMGMRFPPKEGWARNLAFLAFTALWFAVIGLAFVLASYLFHLTVISPENSPNFTWLADKTIPEWLPGKDSLIEFAQKIPLPKEYIMGVYQVFFHNQIGHPAFLLGEHRIMGWWYYFPVVFFFKTPIPFLALIAASILLGFRKDREHWIAEAVLVIPILAYSALAIMSHLNFGVRHLLFIFPLLAIYASGVMAVDFKKRKFDPDEFRVGGKPKTAPTDMRPLALYSLIAGLSAFYLLSVFSQAPYYLAYMNELADGPSRRAYIMSDSNTDWGQGLPALDKWAKANGIDRPIHLYYKFNDDPSLYDFEYILENPENIDPTKFLPGEIYAVSIWIVNGMDCCTHYTLYDEQRKLANARWEKFKNLAPDAVVGGSIWIFAP
- a CDS encoding DUF3592 domain-containing protein translates to MSPKHGMALFVWIFSLLGGVFLAIGLFQVVGAAAFKSKAESAEGVVVEIERRSDSDGSSYYPIVRFTPKNGEEIEFTGGIGSSPPSFKTGQKVKVLYDPRNPESARIDAFFEMYGFGGIFAFVGFVFLAIGLGMGIAQLRDKYSDDWLLINGKQVQAKIISVAPDTSFQVNGQSPFRITAQWENPNTRKVHVFRSDHIWFDPSQYIEGDEVTVLIDPKNPKKYDVDLRFLPELA
- a CDS encoding zinc-binding dehydrogenase produces the protein MKAIVYPRHGGSDVVECRQEFPDIEPAPGEALVRVRATGVNRVDLVSREGYPGIGIAFPHIPGGDIAGEVVSFGNNGAADDAAKAGISTGTRVVAYPLIACGGCELCAAGRPNLCLNWKFIGLHTDGGYAEYARVPVENLIPLPDSVSFEAAAALPVAGLTAFHAIKTVGNLQPGETFFIWGGGGGLGTFAVKLAKSIDTKVIATAGAAWKLDEIRKLGADFVLDRTKVDVAAEVKRIAPNGVDFVVNYVGSDAFPASFEMLKRGGRMVLCGMLTGRESPLSLHMTYLRHLSIHGVYLGTKAEMTELVSMLASNQISPHIGATLPLSDARKAQELMAQGEVVGKIVLVP
- a CDS encoding Ig-like domain-containing protein — protein: MKGRGLVLLAPWLGLLIAAALFAQPGAMAQTAGANSFDSQSDVVFSFDVRPAMLPADGKTEATIVLKLTDANGAPLAGRRVSFYLEDGYGRLTTTFPNTDDKGTAEALYVAGRTAKTAVVRATDEISGKSARIAIPTSISAQIQLELVEPSRFISTWIKRQTATQLYTMDVEIFPERLVADGFSTSRITVRLYNLDGTYASGVPIVIRMISGDGELIRDRQTTDTNGVLEAFYRAGERPGTTIIEVTEPVTGLTQTVEIPILEAGPAKIKLYFSNRDGRLFEEAAKLPADGITSITIVAQVLNLVDTPVPNVDVMFSLAEELGAIEVLESTTDPEGKVYATFKPGTQTGIETITAFLVSSLPQEFAGGVS
- a CDS encoding CPBP family intramembrane metalloprotease produces the protein MKKLPWHRGRNIEPMIPAVILAAGFWFMLFSPWTKSLVNFWGTMALAASLLTVYAVAVDRQGIRQSFSFRAIYLLIGPAAAALLYFIFFAGYKVATAILPTAGSMVGNIYSTKMQATPWLIAVLLLFLIGPAEEIFWRGFVQRRLSIWFSQGRSPQQSGWKGFMLATALYALVHIWSGNLMLFGAAAVCGAFWGLIYMRFKSVWPGLISHALWDVAIFVVWPIN
- the menA gene encoding 1,4-dihydroxy-2-naphthoate octaprenyltransferase, with the protein product MSDSAAPARSKTSIWIQAVRAFAFPATFVSVVVAGALALSYKAGPVNWWLFPVCMIAGILYHMAANVISDVFDFKRKVDKDYTFGSSGVLTGGLLTPREAYLGGLAFFAVASALGLILVYFRGWPMLAMGVAGLLGAYFYCANPVGYKYIGLGDFAVFLFFGTGMTIGTFYALTGDLSWAALAQPVWVSIPLGALIAGILSANNVRDIKHDTEAGIITFESALGISGAKILYSIWVLGAYLSVPIMAYFGVIPWWTMVVFLSLPLALKNVKAISGGEVEKPEKIAAVDVATAQLHTAFGALFAISIAVSAFIK
- a CDS encoding glycosyltransferase family 2 protein; the encoded protein is MEVELSVIVPAYNEEKRIGACLASLSAFAAASPIPVELIVVDDHSKDGTAAIVRRHIDENPGTPLRLISTPVSRKGKGAAVNTGMSAATGKFRLFTDVDLSTPISEVNKLLFWARQGVDVVFGSRSLKDSDVRRFQPWHRRFAGAAMRNLTRLLILPGVRDTQCGFKLFSEKAALEVFPRQRVWGWSFDLELLLLAKSMGFSLKEVPVIWIDSPESKVRFIKDAPKMLMDILAISLRLRLFKRIPKAL